The following proteins are co-located in the Syngnathus scovelli strain Florida chromosome 21, RoL_Ssco_1.2, whole genome shotgun sequence genome:
- the LOC125991124 gene encoding uncharacterized protein: MFVVVQSRQLSENDRRLLAMQALCRTPDQVASFLPVLVESPPLLPPLPPPAAAARGPASLPPPSVAASSSTRRPAARWSAKPRTGPQIQNVTSSVKLGCDLDLEFIARNSWNVQHLSTVFKSLVMKIRKPQTTARIFQSGILFCTGAKSEDESRVAARKFAFKILKLGYPVRFLDFKVLNIGGTCKTFPINLEDLFSANQDHCSYEPELFPALQYNFRPGMTASIFSSGSVSLVGAKTEDEFYRAFGTLDAILKNFRRT, translated from the exons aTGTTCGTGGTGGTACAAAGCCGGCAGCTGTCCGAGAACGATCGCAGACTTTTGGCGATGCAGGCCCTGTGCAGGACCCCCGACCAGGTGGCCTCCTTCCTCCCGGTGCTGGTGGAGTCCCCGCCGTTGCTGCCTCCTCTTCCgccacctgctgctgctgctcgtgGGCCGGCCTCGCTTCCTCCTCCCTCCGTCGCCGCCTCCTCTTCCACGCGCAGGCCCGCCGCCCGCTGGAGCGCCAAACCGCGCACTGGCCCACAGATTCA GAACGTGACGTCATCGGTGAAGCTGGGCTGCGATCTGGATCTGGAGTTCATCGCTCGGAACTCGTGGAACGTGCAGCACCTCTCAACG GTCTTCAAGTCGCTCGTCATGAAGATCCGCAAGCCGCAGACCACGGCCAGGATCTTCCAGTCGGGAATCCTTTTCTGCACAGGAGCCAAGAG cgaggacGAATCTCGGGTGGCTGCCAGGAAGTTTGCCTTCAAAATCCTGAAACTGGGCTACCCGGTACGCTTCCTGGACTTCAaggtgctcaacatcggcggcacATGCAAAACCTTCCCCATCAATCTGGAGGATCTCTTCTCGGCCAACCAGGATCACTGCAG TTACGAACCGGAGCTGTTTCCCGCTCTGCAGTACAACTTCCGGCCCGGCATGACGGCGTCCATCTTTTCCTCCGGCTCCGTCTCACTGGTCG GGGCTAAAACGGAGGACGAATTCTACCGAGCCTTCGGAACCCTGGACGCCATCCTGAAAAACTTCCGGAGGACATGA
- the LOC125991134 gene encoding transmembrane protein 100: protein MKMSQLFLAEDGNLATFSYEKLSSGAAPRVNEAQLLSAATGGAAVSCHRCAAPFGAVALIAGAAVTAVAYAFNSHGSIISIVGLALLGSGLGSLGAGVACRRLGMRGKGDRGRRESQADLVIGQ, encoded by the coding sequence ATGAAGATGTCCCAACTCTTCCTGGCAGAAGACGGCAACCTGGCCACTTTCTCCTACGAGAAGCTGAGCTCGGGTGCAGCCCCACGGGTGAATGAGGCGCAGCTCCTGAGCGCGGCCACCGGGGGCGCCGCGGTATCCTGCCACCGCTGTGCGGCGCCTTTCGGCGCGGTGGCGCTGATCGCCGGCGCGGCGGTGACGGCCGTGGCCTACGCCTTCAACTCACACGGCTCCATCATCTCCATCGTGGGGCTGGCGCTGCTGGGGTCCGGACTGGGCTCGCTGGGGGCCGGAGTCGCCTGCCGGAGGCTCGGGATGCGCGGCAAGGGGGACCGCGGTAGAAGGGAGAGCCAGGCCGACCTCGTGATTGGGCAGTGA
- the smim36 gene encoding small integral membrane protein 36 has protein sequence MGFMEFYLEIDPVTLNLIILVASYVILLLVFLISCILYDCRGKDPTKEYAPDNAPPAPGQSPIRLVVMQNSPASARYEPEAPTPDLSRDREKRSTLV, from the coding sequence ATGGGTTTCATGGAATTCTACCTGGAAATTGACCCGGTCACGCTCAACCTGATCATCCTGGTGGCCAGCTATGTCATCCTGCTACTGGTTTTTCTCATCTCCTGCATCCTATACGACTGCCGGGGGAAGGATCCTACGAAGGAGTACGCCCCCGATAATGCCCCGCCGGCCCCAGGCCAGTCGCCCATCCGCCTGGTGGTCATGCAGAACTCGCCCGCCTCCGCCCGCTACGAGCCCGAGGCGCCCACGCCCGACCTGAGCCGAGATCGCGAGAAGAGGAGCACCCTGGTGTGA